TCGATCCCCGCCACCGCCAGCTCGCCCGCCAGCATCAGCCCCGTCGGACCACCGCCGGCGATCACCACTGCATGCTCGGTCATCACGTCGCTCCTCCGATGTCCGTGGCTCTCACGTCGGCCGGACCGTCCGACCGAGGCCGGCGACTCTACGGGGGCCCCCCGGGCTTGCCGCAAGCCCCGGGGCGGGCTATAAGCTGGACGTGGCGAGGAGGCGCTGCCCTCCTGCCGCTCCGCTGCGCGGTGGACGAACCCGCGCCCGACACGGCCCCGGAGTGAGCGATCCTCCGCGCGTGAGCCCGTGAAACGCTCCGCCCTCCCCTGCCCCCGGTCCATGCGCCCGACCGCATCGCTCGCCTCGCTCGTCCTGCTGCTGTCGACGTCCCTCGCTGCACAGCCGGCGCGCCGCGCCCCCACCGTCGACGACCTGCTCGGCATGTCGACGCTCGCCGGCGCGGCGATCTCGCCGGACGGCAAATGGGTCGCGTATGGCGTGACGACCGCCGACACGAAGCAGAACGCGTACGTCACGCGGCTGTGGGTGGCCGACGTCGCGACCGGCGCGCGCCGGCAGCTCACGAGCGGCGACCGGAGCGTCGGCGCGTACCGCTGGTCGCCCGACTCGCGGTGGATCGGCTTCACGAGCGATCGCGTGGGCGGCCGGTCGCAGCTGTTCGCGATCCACCCCGACGGCGGCGAGGCGGTGCAGCTCACCGACGCGGAGGCGGGCGTGCAGGGGTACGCGTGGTCGCCCGACGGCCGCACGGTCGCGTTCACGAGTGCGCCACCGCCGGACACGGTGAAGGCGCGGCGCGAGCGCTACGGCGATTACGAGGTGGTGCGCACCGAGTACGCGTACGCGCACCTCTTCACGGCCGACGTCGACAGCGCGATGGCGGGCCTCGCCGCCCCGCGAAAGGGACGGCAGCGCACGCGCGGCACGACGATGAGCGTGCAGGGCTTCGAGTGGTCGCCCGACGGCACGCGCATCGCCTTCGCGGCGACGACGAACCCCGATCTCGTGCAGGGCGCGACCGCCGACATCTACGTGCTGTCGCTCGGCGACGACCGGGTGCGCCGAGTCGTGTCGCAGCCGGGGCCCGACGGCGACCCGCACTGGTCGCCCGACGGCCGCTCGCTCGTGATCACCTCGGCGATGGGCCAGGACCGCTACTTCGCGCGCCTCTCGCGCCTCGCCGTGGTGCCGGCCGACGCGGAGGGCGCGACGCCGCGATCGATCACCGACGGGGTCGACGAGGACGCGGCGTTCGTCGCGTGGCGGCCGGAGGGGATCTACTTCGCGGCGTCGGAGCGCACGGCGTCGCACCTGTTCCGCGTCGACCCGGCCACCGCGCGCGTGACGCGCGTCTCCGCGCCTAACGATTTCATGGGCGGCGCATGGACGGTGTCGGCGACCGGGCGCGCGGCGACGATCGTCTCCTCGCCGACGGCGCTCCCGGAAGTGGCGGTGGTGGATCTCGCCGGGCGCGGGCCGTTCGCGCCGCGCACGCTGACGGCGATGAGCGACCAGGTGCGCGGCCTCGCGTTGGGCACGCGCGAGCTGATCACGTGGAAGAGCCAGGACGGCGCGACGATCGAGGGCGTGCTCGTGAAGCCGGCGGGGTGGGCGCCTAACGAGAAGCGTCCGCTGCTCGTCGTCATCCACGGCGGCCCGACGGGGATCGACCGGCCGACGCTCATGGACACCCGCAACTATCCGGTCGACGTGTTCGCGGCGCGCGGCGCGCTCGTGCTGAAGGTGAACTACCGCGGCTCGTCGGGCTACGGCGCGGCGTTCCGCCGGCTGAACGAGCGCAACCTCGGCGTCGGCGACGCGTGGGACGTGCTGAGCGGCGTCGACACGCTGATCGCGCGCGGGTGGGTCGACTCCACGCGCATGGGCGCCATGGGCTGGAGCCAGGGCGGCTACATCTCGGCGTTCCTCACCACGACGACGACGCGCTTCAAGGCGATCAGCGTCGGCGCGGGGATCAGCGACTGGGCGACGTACTACTACAACACCGACATCACGCCGTTCACGATCAACTACCTCGGCGCCGACCCGGTGGCCGACGCGGAGATCTACCGCAAGACGTCGCCGATCTCGTACGCGATGGGCGCGAAGACGCCGACGCTCATCCAGCACGGCGAGCTCGATCGCCGCGTGCCGATCGCGAACGCGTACGAGCTGCGCCAGGCGCTCGTCGACCGCGGCGTGCCGGTGGAGATGGTCGTGTACAAGGGGTTCGGCCACGGCGTCACGAAGCCGCGCGAGCAGCGAGCGGTGATGGAGCACAATCTCGCGTGGTTCGGGCACTGGGTGTTCGGCGATTCGGCGAGCGACGTGCGCGCCGTGCTCACGAGCGGCGGTCAGGGAGCCCAATCCGACGCGACGCGGCAGCCGTAGCGACGGGCACCCGACACGAGCGACCGTGTCGTCTGCGGAATGGGTGTGACGTCGAAGGTCATCGTCATCACCGGCGCGAGCGGTGGCATCGGGGCGGCGGTCGCGCGGCGGTTGGGCGCGGACGGGCACCGGCTCGTGCTCGGCGCGCGTCGGGTGGCGGAGCTCGAACGCGTGGCGGCGGAGGCGCGCTCGCGCGGGGCGCCCGACGCGCGCGCCGTGGCGACCGATGTCACGCGCCGCGACGACGTCCTGCGGCTGCGCGACGCGGCGCTCGACGCGTTCGGCGGGTTCGACGTGTGGATCAACAACGCGGGGCGCGGCATCACGCGTCTGGTGCTCGACCTCACCGACGCGGACGTCGACGACATGATCGCGGTGAACGTGAAGTCGGCGCTGTACGGCATGCAGGCCGCGGTGCCGCACTTCGTCGAGCGCGGCGCCGGTCATCTGATCAACGTGTCGTCCACGCTCGGCCGCGTGCCGATCTCGCCGTTCCGCTCCGCGTACAGCGCGGCGAAGGCGGCGCTCGCGTCGCTGACGACGAGCCTCCGCCTGGATCTCGCCGAGCGTCACCCCGGCGTCCACGTGTCGCTCGTGCTCCCCGGCGTGGTGACGACGGACTTCGCGCAGAACGTGCGCGGCACGCCGATCGCGCCGGTGACCGGCGGCGTGCGCGCGCAGACGGCGGAGGAGGTGGCGGAGGTGTTCGCGGATCTCGTCGCGCACCCCGCGGCCGAGCGGTACACGAATCCGCGCTCGGTGGAGGCGGCGCGGGAGTATTACGCCCAGTTGTACGGCGGGGAGTGAAACGGCGGGATGTCTGAGGGCGGGACGATCGACTGCGGGACGCCGTACTGCGGGACGCCGTACTGCGGGACGACATACCGCGGGATCGCTCGCGCGGGATCGTAGTTACCAGGGGGGCTCCCCCCCCTTCGCCCAAGGTTGCCAGGCGACGATCGAGTCGCGGTACCAATCCGACGCGCACCGGATCCGAGGAACGCGGCGCGATCCGCGAATCCGCTGATCCGCGACCCAGAACCCCCGGAGGGTGGCCCTCCGGAGAGAAATGCGCCCGCGCGCCGAACCTGCGTCTGTCGCGATCCCGCCGGTCGACGGTCCCCCGTCAGCCGTCCCGCCGTTTCGGTCCGGCCACGTACATGACTCCTGCCACCACCAGCGTCCCGAACCCCACGCCGCACACCCCTGCCCACCCCCACCCCGCCCACGCCACCGCGCCCGCCACCGAGCCGAGCGCCCCGCCCACGAAGTACGTCACCATGAACACCGTGTTCAGCCGCGAGTGCAGCGGCGCCGGCAGCGCGTAGATCCGCGACTGGTTCGACACCTGCGCCGCCTGCGTCCCCGCATCGAGCAGCACGACGCCGGCGGCGATCCCCCACAGCGTGTCGCCGGCGAGGAGGAACAGCACCCACGCCACCGCGTTCACCGCGATCGCCGCCCCCACCGCGCGCCGTGGCGTGCCGCGGTCGGCGAAGCGCCCGGCGATCGGCGCCGCGAGCGCGCCGGTGATGCCTAACAGCCCGAACGCGCCCGCGACCGCCGATCCGTAGTGGAGCGGCGGCGTGTCGAGACGGAACGCGAGCGTCGTCCAGAACGCGCTGAACGCGGCGAAGAACAGCGCGCCGAGCGACGCCGCGTCGCGCAGCACCGGCTGCTCGCGCGCGAGCGTGACGAGCGAGCGGAGGAGCGCGCCGTACGACGTCGGCGCGTCGGCGTCGCGTGCCGCGGCCGGAGGCGTGCGCGGGAGCCAGCGCGCGAGGGCGAGCGCGAGCGCCAGCATCAGCGCCGCCGCGACGAGGAACATCGCGCGCCAGCCGACGAGTCGCCCCACCGCGCCGGAGACGACGCGCGCCGCGAGGATGCCGACGAGGATCCCCGACACGACGCGTCCCACGACGCGGCCGCGCGCCGCCGGTGGCGCGAGTCCCGCCGCGAGCGGCACGAGGATCTGCGGCACCACCGTCGTCGCACCGATCAGCGCACCGCTCGCCGCGAGCAGCGGCAGCGTCGGCGCCGCGCTCGCCGCGACGAGTGCGACCGTGACGGCGGCGAGCAGCGCGAGCACGAGCCGCCGGCGCTCCACGAGGTCGCCGAGCGGCACGAACAGCAGCAGCCCCACCGCGTAGCCGACCTGGGTCGACGTCGCCACCGCGCTCACGCGCGCGGCCGAAACGCCGAACGTGCGCGCGATGTCGGGCAGCAGCGGCTGGTTGTAGTACAGGTTCGCGACCGAGAGTCCCGCGGCGAGCGCGAGCAGCCATAGAAACGCGCCCGTGAGGCGCGGCGCGTTAGGCATCCGCGGATGAGGTCGCGTACGGTCGATGTTGACAGGTTGTCACGGGACTCCGAGTCTGGACGCATCGCGACACGGGTCGCGACCCGCTCCGGAGGGCGGGCCCATGAGCCATGCCACGCCTGCCGCGGATCGCGGCCTGCCGATGACCGACGGGTACCGCCCGCCACCGGGATGGGAGGCGGCGGCGAGCCTGCAGGAGGAGCTGTTCCTGCGGCGCGTCGTGGAGGTGCTCGACCGCCGCCTCGAGGAGATGGAGGCGCGCACGCGCGCCGAATCGATCGCGTTGCGCCAGGAGACCGAGCAGCGCATCGACGCGTGGAAGTCGCG
This DNA window, taken from Gemmatirosa kalamazoonensis, encodes the following:
- a CDS encoding S9 family peptidase, whose translation is MRPTASLASLVLLLSTSLAAQPARRAPTVDDLLGMSTLAGAAISPDGKWVAYGVTTADTKQNAYVTRLWVADVATGARRQLTSGDRSVGAYRWSPDSRWIGFTSDRVGGRSQLFAIHPDGGEAVQLTDAEAGVQGYAWSPDGRTVAFTSAPPPDTVKARRERYGDYEVVRTEYAYAHLFTADVDSAMAGLAAPRKGRQRTRGTTMSVQGFEWSPDGTRIAFAATTNPDLVQGATADIYVLSLGDDRVRRVVSQPGPDGDPHWSPDGRSLVITSAMGQDRYFARLSRLAVVPADAEGATPRSITDGVDEDAAFVAWRPEGIYFAASERTASHLFRVDPATARVTRVSAPNDFMGGAWTVSATGRAATIVSSPTALPEVAVVDLAGRGPFAPRTLTAMSDQVRGLALGTRELITWKSQDGATIEGVLVKPAGWAPNEKRPLLVVIHGGPTGIDRPTLMDTRNYPVDVFAARGALVLKVNYRGSSGYGAAFRRLNERNLGVGDAWDVLSGVDTLIARGWVDSTRMGAMGWSQGGYISAFLTTTTTRFKAISVGAGISDWATYYYNTDITPFTINYLGADPVADAEIYRKTSPISYAMGAKTPTLIQHGELDRRVPIANAYELRQALVDRGVPVEMVVYKGFGHGVTKPREQRAVMEHNLAWFGHWVFGDSASDVRAVLTSGGQGAQSDATRQP
- a CDS encoding SDR family oxidoreductase, translating into MTSKVIVITGASGGIGAAVARRLGADGHRLVLGARRVAELERVAAEARSRGAPDARAVATDVTRRDDVLRLRDAALDAFGGFDVWINNAGRGITRLVLDLTDADVDDMIAVNVKSALYGMQAAVPHFVERGAGHLINVSSTLGRVPISPFRSAYSAAKAALASLTTSLRLDLAERHPGVHVSLVLPGVVTTDFAQNVRGTPIAPVTGGVRAQTAEEVAEVFADLVAHPAAERYTNPRSVEAAREYYAQLYGGE
- a CDS encoding MFS transporter, translating into MPNAPRLTGAFLWLLALAAGLSVANLYYNQPLLPDIARTFGVSAARVSAVATSTQVGYAVGLLLFVPLGDLVERRRLVLALLAAVTVALVAASAAPTLPLLAASGALIGATTVVPQILVPLAAGLAPPAARGRVVGRVVSGILVGILAARVVSGAVGRLVGWRAMFLVAAALMLALALALARWLPRTPPAAARDADAPTSYGALLRSLVTLAREQPVLRDAASLGALFFAAFSAFWTTLAFRLDTPPLHYGSAVAGAFGLLGITGALAAPIAGRFADRGTPRRAVGAAIAVNAVAWVLFLLAGDTLWGIAAGVVLLDAGTQAAQVSNQSRIYALPAPLHSRLNTVFMVTYFVGGALGSVAGAVAWAGWGWAGVCGVGFGTLVVAGVMYVAGPKRRDG